In Streptomyces sp. NBC_01551, one DNA window encodes the following:
- a CDS encoding rodlin has protein sequence MLKKIMTAAAATAIAVGAGAAVAAPAMAIGNDNGINTVNGNGASQIYGNQKTHGDMSPQLSVVQGTLNKPCIGLPVKGNLQGLVGAVPINVQDINVLANPQNQQCTENSTQAKGDEALSHILDNIPILSGNASVGS, from the coding sequence ATGCTCAAGAAGATCATGACCGCTGCCGCGGCTACCGCCATCGCGGTCGGCGCGGGCGCTGCTGTTGCGGCCCCGGCCATGGCCATCGGCAACGACAACGGGATCAACACCGTCAATGGCAACGGCGCCTCGCAGATCTACGGCAACCAGAAGACCCACGGCGACATGAGCCCGCAGCTCTCCGTGGTCCAGGGCACCCTCAACAAGCCCTGCATCGGTCTGCCGGTGAAGGGCAACCTCCAGGGGCTGGTCGGCGCCGTCCCGATCAACGTCCAGGACATCAACGTCCTGGCCAACCCGCAGAACCAGCAGTGCACCGAGAACTCCACCCAGGCCAAGGGCGACGAGGCCCTGTCGCACATCCTGGACAACATCCCGATCCTGTCGGGCAACGCCTCCGTCGGCAGCTGA
- a CDS encoding vitamin K epoxide reductase family protein produces the protein MATNTVGVPRQQRRPPGRPEGEPEATPRVLAWLLLLTGAAGVLASWVITLDKFLLLEDPNFKPACSLNPVVSCGSVMKSEQAAAFGFPNPMLGLVTFGAVVCVGAGLLAGARYRGWFWLGLNAGTAFGVGFCTWLMVQSLYEINALCLWCCLTWAATLLMFWAVTADNVRTGRLPAPKQVRDFCAEFGWAPPALHLGVIGMLILTRWWEFWTS, from the coding sequence ATGGCAACGAATACGGTGGGAGTTCCCCGCCAACAGAGACGGCCCCCCGGGCGACCCGAGGGCGAACCGGAGGCGACCCCGCGGGTGTTGGCCTGGCTGCTGCTGCTCACCGGGGCGGCCGGAGTGCTGGCCTCCTGGGTGATCACCCTCGACAAGTTCCTCCTGCTGGAGGACCCGAACTTCAAGCCGGCGTGCAGCCTGAACCCCGTGGTCTCCTGCGGCAGCGTCATGAAGAGCGAGCAGGCGGCGGCCTTCGGCTTCCCCAACCCGATGCTCGGACTCGTCACCTTCGGCGCGGTGGTCTGCGTCGGCGCCGGGCTGCTGGCCGGCGCCCGCTACCGCGGCTGGTTCTGGCTCGGCCTGAACGCCGGAACGGCGTTCGGCGTGGGCTTCTGCACCTGGCTGATGGTCCAGTCGCTCTACGAGATCAACGCCCTGTGCCTGTGGTGCTGCCTGACCTGGGCGGCGACGCTGCTGATGTTCTGGGCGGTGACCGCGGACAACGTCCGTACGGGCCGACTGCCCGCGCCCAAGCAGGTACGGGACTTCTGCGCCGAGTTCGGCTGGGCCCCGCCCGCCCTGCACCTCGGGGTGATCGGGATGCTCATCCTCACCCGGTGGTGGGAGTTCTGGACCTCCTGA
- the pfkB gene encoding 1-phosphofructokinase: MILTVTPNPSLDRTYEVPSLGCGEVLRAGGERVDPGGKGVNISRAIAAAGGRTTAILPLGGAPGALIAELLGARGVDVTAVSIAGQTRSNIAVAEPDGTLTKINVPGPELTPEESALLLETVRACSGGADWIACGGSLPRGLRPDWYAELVARAHPAGARVALDASGPALLAALPARPDVIKPNLSELAAATGRPLVTLADAVKAAEELRSRGAGAVLASLGADGRLLVSAEGTFHGTAPVTAVRGDAGADAAALAGFLLAGGSGPAALTSALAHAAAAARLPAAAMPTPADLHPDEVRVTEDLPLDLLLTTT, encoded by the coding sequence ATGATCCTCACCGTCACGCCGAACCCCTCGCTCGACCGGACGTACGAGGTCCCCTCGCTCGGTTGCGGCGAAGTGCTGCGCGCCGGCGGCGAGCGGGTCGACCCCGGCGGCAAGGGCGTCAACATCTCCCGGGCGATCGCCGCGGCCGGCGGTCGCACGACGGCGATCCTCCCGCTCGGCGGCGCCCCGGGCGCGCTGATCGCCGAACTCCTGGGCGCGCGGGGCGTGGACGTCACGGCGGTCTCCATCGCCGGGCAGACCCGCTCCAACATCGCGGTCGCCGAGCCCGACGGCACCCTCACCAAGATCAACGTGCCAGGCCCCGAACTCACCCCGGAGGAATCCGCGCTCCTGCTGGAGACCGTCCGCGCCTGCTCCGGCGGCGCCGACTGGATCGCCTGCGGCGGCAGCCTGCCTCGCGGCCTGCGGCCCGACTGGTACGCCGAACTCGTCGCCCGGGCCCACCCGGCGGGCGCCCGGGTCGCGCTCGACGCCTCCGGCCCCGCCCTCCTCGCGGCCCTGCCGGCCCGCCCGGACGTGATCAAGCCGAACCTGTCCGAGCTGGCGGCGGCCACCGGCCGCCCCCTGGTCACGCTGGCCGACGCCGTCAAGGCGGCGGAGGAGCTCCGCTCCCGGGGCGCGGGCGCGGTCCTGGCCTCCCTCGGGGCGGACGGCCGGCTGCTGGTGTCCGCCGAGGGGACGTTCCACGGCACGGCGCCCGTCACCGCCGTCCGCGGCGACGCCGGCGCGGACGCCGCCGCCCTGGCCGGCTTCCTGCTCGCCGGAGGCAGCGGCCCCGCCGCCCTCACCTCGGCCCTGGCCCACGCCGCGGCCGCCGCCCGCCTCCCCGCCGCCGCCATGCCCACCCCTGCGGATCTCCACCCGGACGAGGTCCGCGTCACCGAGGACCTCCCCCTGGACCTCCTCCTGACCACGACGTGA
- a CDS encoding DeoR/GlpR family DNA-binding transcription regulator, translating to MYAPERRQEILHLARDAGRVDVLSLAERFQVTAETVRRDLTALDRAGLLRRVHGGAIPAGRLDFEPDLTERETTAADEKDRIAAAALTQLPDGGSVILDAGSTVARLAAALPVDAALTVVTHALPVAARLAGHTGIDLHLVGGRVRHRTRAAVDAWALRAYAEVRADVAFLAANGFSAERGLTTPDLAEAAVKRAAMAAARRVVLLADSSKAGAEHFARFGSFAAVDLLVTDTGLTPDDKAAIEAAGTEVALV from the coding sequence ATGTACGCACCGGAACGGCGGCAGGAGATCCTCCACCTCGCCCGCGACGCCGGCCGGGTCGACGTCCTCTCCCTCGCCGAGCGCTTCCAGGTCACCGCCGAGACCGTGCGCCGCGACCTCACGGCCCTCGACCGGGCCGGTCTGCTGCGCCGCGTTCACGGCGGGGCCATCCCGGCCGGCCGCCTCGACTTCGAACCCGACCTCACCGAGCGCGAGACCACCGCCGCCGACGAGAAGGACCGCATCGCGGCCGCCGCCCTCACCCAGCTGCCCGACGGCGGCAGCGTCATCCTCGACGCCGGCAGCACCGTCGCCCGCCTCGCCGCCGCCCTGCCCGTCGACGCCGCGCTGACCGTGGTCACCCACGCCCTGCCCGTCGCGGCCCGGCTCGCCGGCCACACCGGCATCGACCTCCACCTCGTCGGCGGCCGCGTCCGCCACCGCACCCGGGCCGCCGTCGACGCGTGGGCGCTGCGCGCGTACGCCGAGGTCCGCGCGGACGTCGCCTTCCTCGCCGCGAACGGCTTCTCGGCCGAGCGCGGGCTGACCACCCCCGACCTCGCGGAGGCCGCCGTCAAACGGGCCGCGATGGCCGCCGCCCGCCGCGTCGTGCTGCTCGCCGACTCCTCGAAGGCCGGCGCGGAACACTTCGCCCGCTTCGGCTCCTTCGCCGCCGTGGACCTCCTCGTCACGGACACCGGCCTCACCCCCGACGACAAAGCGGCGATCGAAGCCGCCGGTACGGAAGTTGCGCTCGTATGA
- a CDS encoding DUF6227 family protein has protein sequence MSDPYETTEAHLERLLGRALNSYDLEDRLVERLGTALAHSSSLYTTHHSPAAGLWRETHRHTYLLADGGAVSLWELVYRLEGDRTIRHEVFAGKAEACLAVARLFGEPPSRVARDLAPPAAEDSSEGDAAALSALFAAPGRDPGARHRDYAVDDSADHARRVLRRAENADRPGEELARRLRSAYAHQITQAFGGRPGLAGGRDAGFSLYEHAFLLLDGSELSLWEVEHTATPDGRHMCEVYGTESAARGAMDHRSRVR, from the coding sequence TTGAGCGATCCGTACGAGACAACCGAGGCGCACCTCGAGCGACTCCTGGGCCGCGCCCTCAACTCCTATGACCTGGAAGACCGGTTGGTCGAGCGCCTGGGGACGGCGCTCGCCCACAGCTCTTCGCTGTACACCACGCACCACAGCCCGGCGGCGGGGCTGTGGCGGGAGACCCACCGGCACACGTACCTGCTGGCCGACGGCGGGGCCGTGTCCCTGTGGGAGCTGGTGTACCGGCTGGAGGGCGACCGGACGATACGACACGAGGTCTTCGCCGGGAAGGCGGAGGCCTGCCTGGCGGTGGCCCGGCTGTTCGGGGAGCCGCCGTCGCGGGTCGCGCGGGACCTGGCGCCGCCGGCGGCCGAGGACTCCTCGGAGGGCGACGCGGCCGCGCTGAGCGCCCTGTTCGCGGCCCCGGGGCGGGATCCGGGCGCGCGGCACCGGGACTACGCGGTGGACGACTCCGCCGACCACGCCCGGCGGGTGCTGCGGCGCGCGGAGAACGCGGACCGGCCGGGCGAGGAGCTGGCCCGGCGGCTGCGGTCGGCGTACGCGCACCAGATCACCCAGGCGTTCGGAGGCCGGCCCGGCCTGGCGGGTGGGCGGGACGCCGGATTCAGCCTGTACGAGCACGCGTTCCTGCTGCTGGACGGTAGCGAGCTCAGCCTGTGGGAGGTCGAGCACACGGCGACGCCGGACGGGCGTCACATGTGCGAGGTCTACGGGACCGAGTCGGCCGCACGCGGCGCGATGGACCACCGCTCCCGCGTCCGCTGA
- a CDS encoding chaplin — MNSAKKAALVLATAGLAAGAAAGSAIADSSAEGAAVGSPGVLSGNLVQVPVHVPINLCGNTVNIIAALNPTFGNVCVND; from the coding sequence ATGAACTCTGCCAAGAAGGCCGCCCTGGTCCTGGCCACCGCTGGTCTCGCCGCGGGCGCTGCCGCCGGCTCCGCCATCGCCGACTCGTCGGCCGAAGGCGCGGCCGTGGGTTCCCCCGGTGTCCTGTCGGGCAACCTGGTCCAGGTTCCGGTCCACGTGCCGATCAACCTGTGCGGCAACACCGTGAACATCATCGCGGCGCTGAACCCCACGTTCGGCAACGTCTGCGTCAACGACTGA